In the Labrys wisconsinensis genome, one interval contains:
- a CDS encoding type III restriction-modification system endonuclease yields MKLKFKVQPYQTQAVNAVVDCFAGQPMSSGISYRIDPGRKAQTSAFEEGFKNADLVLTELQVLGNIKDVERHQNLPISEKLVASAGCRINLDIEMETGTGKTYCYIKTMFEMNKRYGWSKFIIMVPSIAIREGVHKSLQITADHFTESYGKKARFFIYNSRRLHELESFSSDAGINVMVINIQAFAARGADNRRIYEELDDFQSRKPIDVIASNRPILILDEPQKMEGAATMEALPKFKPLMILRYSATHKTQHNRVHRLDALDAYNQKLVKKIAVRGIQTRGLAGTNAYLYLEGIEISKKAPLARLEIEVKLASGEIRRQLKRLEFRDDLFTESGELDQYRDGFTISQIDARNDTVEFTNGLVLRAGEATGDVSERDIRRIQIRETIKAHLDKEKQLFAQGIKVLSLFFIDEVVKYRDYAQPDEKGEYARVFEEEYELLKAEYLAELAIDNDAYRKHLAGIDAAKTHNGYFSIDKKTNRLKDPAVGARSVDSDDVDAYDLILKDKERLLSFAEPTRFIFSHSALREGWDNPNVFVMCMLKHSDNTVSRRQEVGRGLRLSVDQNGDRMDNPAVVHDINVLTVVASESYKNFVAGLQKEIADTLTSRPRKATEAYFTGKTIATDAGAIEITSAMAKQIYRYLVKNDYSDDADQITSAYHQAKEAGALAALPDELKAHADQIFQIIDSVFSDGQLPKVEDGRKPKTNPLNENFEKKEFQELWRRINQKAVYRVEFDSEELVRKCVSALDSQLRVTPLQYTVHTGIQGDGLTDEQLKAGDGFALTGSTTERGGSVHSLVKYDLLGKIAENTELTRKTAADILTGIQASVFGQFKENPEHFIAEASRIIAEQKATMVIERLAYDGLAERYDVDIFTANETGQDFSKATTKLKRHVYDYVVTDSDIERKFADELDTASEVVVYAKLPRGFLIPTPVGDYNPDWAISFKEGSVKHIYFVAETKGTMSSMKLREIENTKIACARKFFDEIGRRISEERVKYDVVTSYEKLMDIVGRAAA; encoded by the coding sequence ATGAAGCTGAAATTCAAGGTCCAGCCCTATCAGACCCAGGCGGTGAATGCGGTCGTGGACTGCTTCGCCGGGCAGCCGATGTCGAGCGGGATCAGCTACCGGATCGATCCGGGCCGCAAGGCGCAGACGAGCGCGTTCGAGGAAGGCTTCAAGAACGCCGATCTGGTGCTAACCGAGCTTCAGGTGTTGGGCAACATCAAGGACGTCGAGCGCCACCAGAACCTGCCGATCTCGGAAAAGCTGGTTGCCAGCGCCGGGTGCAGGATCAACCTCGACATCGAGATGGAGACCGGCACCGGCAAGACCTATTGCTACATCAAGACCATGTTCGAAATGAACAAGCGCTACGGCTGGTCGAAATTCATCATCATGGTGCCCAGCATCGCCATCCGAGAGGGCGTCCACAAATCGCTCCAGATCACCGCCGACCATTTCACCGAGAGCTACGGTAAGAAGGCGCGCTTCTTCATCTACAATTCCAGGCGGCTGCACGAGCTGGAAAGTTTTTCGTCGGACGCCGGCATCAATGTGATGGTGATCAACATCCAGGCGTTCGCGGCGCGCGGGGCTGATAACCGCCGCATCTATGAGGAGCTGGACGACTTCCAGTCGCGCAAGCCCATCGACGTGATCGCCAGCAACCGGCCGATCCTCATCCTCGACGAGCCGCAAAAGATGGAAGGCGCGGCCACGATGGAGGCGCTGCCGAAGTTCAAGCCGCTCATGATCCTGCGCTATTCGGCGACCCACAAGACGCAACACAACCGTGTTCACCGGCTCGATGCGCTCGACGCCTATAACCAGAAGCTGGTGAAGAAAATCGCCGTGCGGGGCATCCAGACGCGCGGGCTCGCCGGCACGAACGCCTATCTGTACCTTGAGGGGATCGAGATCTCGAAGAAGGCGCCGCTGGCGAGGCTCGAGATCGAGGTGAAGCTCGCGAGCGGCGAGATCAGGCGCCAGCTCAAGCGATTGGAGTTCCGTGACGACCTCTTCACCGAGTCCGGCGAGCTGGACCAGTACCGCGACGGCTTCACAATCTCCCAGATCGACGCTCGCAACGACACGGTCGAGTTCACGAACGGCCTGGTGCTCCGGGCCGGGGAAGCGACGGGCGACGTGTCCGAGCGCGACATCCGGCGCATCCAGATCCGCGAGACGATCAAGGCGCATCTCGACAAGGAGAAGCAGCTCTTCGCCCAGGGCATCAAGGTGTTGTCGCTGTTCTTCATCGACGAGGTGGTGAAGTACCGCGACTACGCCCAGCCTGATGAGAAGGGCGAGTATGCCCGCGTGTTCGAGGAGGAGTACGAGCTTCTCAAGGCGGAGTATTTGGCGGAGCTGGCGATCGATAACGACGCCTACCGCAAGCATCTGGCTGGCATCGACGCAGCCAAGACACACAACGGCTATTTCTCGATCGACAAGAAGACCAACCGGCTGAAGGATCCCGCCGTCGGCGCGCGGTCGGTCGATTCAGATGATGTCGATGCCTATGACCTGATCCTGAAGGACAAGGAACGGCTGCTGTCCTTCGCGGAGCCGACCCGGTTCATCTTCTCGCATTCCGCGCTGCGCGAAGGGTGGGACAATCCCAACGTCTTCGTCATGTGCATGCTCAAGCACAGCGACAACACCGTTTCGCGGCGGCAGGAGGTTGGCCGCGGGCTTCGGCTGTCGGTCGATCAGAACGGCGACCGAATGGATAATCCCGCGGTCGTCCACGACATCAACGTCCTCACGGTCGTGGCCAGCGAGAGCTACAAGAACTTCGTGGCTGGCCTCCAGAAGGAGATCGCCGACACGCTGACATCCCGACCGCGCAAAGCGACCGAAGCCTACTTCACCGGAAAGACCATTGCGACCGATGCCGGCGCGATCGAGATCACGTCAGCGATGGCGAAGCAGATCTACCGCTACCTGGTGAAGAACGACTATTCCGACGACGCGGACCAGATCACCAGCGCCTATCACCAGGCGAAGGAAGCCGGAGCCCTGGCGGCTCTACCCGATGAGCTGAAGGCGCATGCCGATCAGATTTTCCAGATCATCGACAGCGTGTTCAGCGATGGGCAGCTGCCGAAGGTCGAGGACGGCCGCAAGCCCAAGACTAATCCGCTAAACGAGAATTTCGAGAAGAAGGAGTTCCAGGAGCTTTGGCGGCGCATCAACCAGAAGGCCGTCTATCGCGTCGAGTTCGATTCCGAGGAGTTGGTCCGCAAATGCGTGAGCGCCCTCGATAGCCAGCTTCGCGTGACGCCGCTCCAGTACACGGTTCATACAGGGATCCAGGGCGATGGGCTGACTGATGAGCAGCTGAAGGCCGGCGACGGCTTTGCCCTAACAGGGTCGACCACCGAGCGCGGCGGATCGGTCCATTCGCTCGTGAAGTACGACCTTCTCGGGAAGATCGCCGAAAACACGGAGCTTACGCGCAAGACCGCGGCCGACATCCTGACCGGCATTCAAGCCAGCGTGTTCGGGCAGTTCAAGGAGAACCCCGAGCACTTCATCGCCGAGGCGTCGCGGATCATCGCCGAGCAGAAGGCCACGATGGTGATCGAGAGGTTGGCTTATGACGGGCTCGCTGAGCGTTACGACGTCGATATCTTCACTGCGAACGAGACCGGCCAGGATTTCTCCAAGGCCACAACCAAGCTCAAGCGGCATGTCTACGACTACGTGGTCACCGACTCCGACATCGAGCGCAAGTTCGCCGACGAGCTCGATACCGCCAGCGAGGTGGTGGTCTACGCCAAGTTGCCGCGCGGCTTCCTGATCCCGACACCTGTTGGCGACTACAACCCGGACTGGGCGATTTCCTTCAAGGAAGGAAGCGTCAAGCACATCTACTTCGTCGCCGAGACCAAGGGCACCATGTCCTCGATGAAGCTCCGCGAGATCGAGAACACCAAGATCGCGTGCGCGCGAAAGTTCTTCGACGAGATTGGCCGGCGGATCAGCGAGGAGCGGGTCAAATACGACGTCGTCACCAGTTACGAGAAGCTCATGGACATTGTCGGGCGCGCAGCCGCCTGA
- a CDS encoding site-specific DNA-methyltransferase: MDKLKMHSPDLSQENIAKIRDLLPGCVTEARDEATGQLRLAVDFDQLRQELSDRIVEGPQERYQLDWPGKKEALVTANAPIAKTLRPFHDESVDFDTTRNLFIEGDNLDVLKLLQESYLGAVKILYIDPPYNTGKDFIYRDSFAMPDEQFSIASGEKDERGGRLVANSDSRGRYHSDWMSMMYARLTVAKRLLRDDGVIMVSIDDYEQSALRKLMDQVFGERNFVAQLVWEKGRKNDAKFFSVGHEYLVVYARDAVSLRERKEIWREEKPGARDIWDEFVKLRALYGDDFKTIEADLSKWYSDLPRAHPAKKWARYKRVDKNGPWRDRDISWPGGDGPRYDVIHPVTGKPCAVPEAGWRYSSSTEMQRQIKLGLVEFRDDHTEPPFRKAHIRPIPDEFDEAQIESETEDENGADGEDTEFATQVRGSYFYKQSQVSVKYLRNLMGAKVFTNPKDHEELARLISYVTPNERAGIVMDFFAGSASTAEAVFRANATYGTNHRFIMVQLPESLEDAESSTTGTAKKTVQAAIKLLKKSGRPLVLSEVSKERIRRSGKAVIGEPCDPGWTKDVGFRVLKVDTSNMNDVFYRPDHVGQKDLLAAIDNIKPDRKAEDLLFQVLLDWGVDLTLPIRRETVQGKTVFFVDGNALVACFEAGVTEELVKELAGSEPLRVVFRDNGFVSDAVKINVEQIFRQLSPGTDVKSI, encoded by the coding sequence ATGGACAAGCTGAAGATGCACAGCCCAGACCTGAGCCAGGAGAACATCGCAAAGATCCGCGATCTGTTACCCGGCTGCGTGACCGAAGCGCGCGACGAGGCGACGGGGCAGCTGCGTCTGGCGGTAGACTTTGATCAGCTGCGTCAGGAGTTGAGCGACCGAATTGTCGAAGGGCCGCAAGAGCGTTACCAGCTTGACTGGCCAGGGAAGAAAGAAGCGCTCGTGACGGCGAACGCCCCCATTGCGAAGACTCTTCGCCCCTTTCACGACGAAAGCGTAGACTTCGATACAACAAGGAACCTTTTCATTGAAGGTGACAATCTTGACGTCCTGAAACTTCTGCAAGAATCCTATCTCGGTGCAGTGAAAATATTATACATCGATCCGCCGTATAACACTGGTAAGGATTTTATTTACCGCGACAGTTTTGCAATGCCCGATGAGCAGTTTTCAATTGCGTCGGGCGAGAAAGACGAACGCGGAGGTAGGCTGGTCGCAAATTCTGATTCGAGGGGTAGATATCATTCTGACTGGATGTCGATGATGTATGCCCGCCTCACGGTTGCCAAACGTCTACTTCGAGATGACGGCGTCATCATGGTCAGCATCGACGACTATGAGCAGTCAGCTCTGCGAAAATTGATGGATCAAGTATTTGGCGAACGCAATTTCGTTGCGCAACTCGTATGGGAAAAGGGTCGGAAGAACGACGCAAAATTCTTTTCTGTTGGCCATGAATACCTCGTCGTTTACGCACGGGACGCCGTGTCACTGCGTGAACGGAAGGAAATTTGGCGTGAAGAAAAGCCCGGAGCACGAGATATTTGGGATGAATTCGTCAAGTTGAGGGCGCTTTACGGAGATGATTTCAAAACGATCGAAGCTGACCTGTCTAAGTGGTATTCAGATTTGCCCAGAGCGCACCCTGCGAAGAAATGGGCTCGCTACAAGCGCGTTGATAAGAACGGACCTTGGAGGGATCGAGACATCTCGTGGCCGGGAGGCGATGGGCCCCGCTACGACGTAATCCATCCAGTTACTGGTAAGCCGTGTGCGGTACCGGAGGCGGGTTGGAGATATTCGTCATCTACAGAAATGCAGCGGCAGATCAAGCTTGGCTTGGTGGAGTTCCGGGATGATCATACGGAGCCGCCTTTTCGTAAGGCGCATATCCGTCCGATTCCTGACGAATTCGACGAGGCTCAAATTGAGTCCGAAACCGAGGATGAGAACGGCGCGGATGGCGAAGATACTGAATTTGCGACGCAGGTTCGCGGATCGTACTTTTATAAGCAGTCTCAAGTTTCGGTAAAATATTTGCGCAACCTCATGGGCGCGAAGGTTTTTACGAACCCCAAGGACCATGAGGAGTTGGCAAGACTGATTTCATACGTCACGCCGAACGAGCGGGCCGGCATTGTTATGGATTTCTTCGCAGGTTCTGCCAGCACCGCTGAAGCGGTGTTCCGAGCCAACGCGACATACGGGACGAACCATCGCTTCATCATGGTTCAATTGCCCGAGAGTTTGGAAGATGCGGAGTCGTCAACAACGGGAACTGCAAAGAAGACTGTTCAAGCGGCGATCAAGCTTTTGAAGAAAAGTGGTCGACCGCTGGTTCTGTCTGAAGTCTCCAAAGAGAGGATCCGGCGATCAGGAAAGGCCGTGATCGGGGAGCCTTGCGATCCAGGTTGGACCAAGGATGTTGGCTTTCGGGTGCTAAAGGTGGACACATCGAACATGAACGATGTGTTCTACCGCCCGGATCATGTTGGCCAAAAGGACCTGCTCGCCGCTATCGACAACATCAAGCCCGACCGCAAAGCAGAGGATCTATTGTTTCAAGTGCTGCTCGACTGGGGCGTAGACCTGACGCTACCGATCCGGCGTGAAACGGTGCAGGGCAAGACCGTGTTCTTCGTGGACGGGAACGCGCTGGTCGCCTGCTTCGAGGCCGGCGTGACAGAGGAGCTGGTGAAAGAGCTTGCCGGCAGTGAGCCGCTTCGCGTCGTCTTCCGAGACAATGGCTTCGTGTCCGACGCGGTGAAGATCAACGTCGAGCAGATTTTCCGCCAGTTGTCCCCCGGCACCGACGTCAAGTCGATCTGA